The Cyanobacteria bacterium GSL.Bin1 genome window below encodes:
- a CDS encoding GNAT family N-acetyltransferase, whose translation MIGNPDLRLSSQYTVRWQEQIKNISQSQWDALALPLATPFLEWQWLHTLEQSGSVSPRRGWQPCHLTIWKQQNLVAAAPLYLKGHSYGEFVFDQQWANLAYRLGVDYYPKLLGMTPLTPAVGYRFLMAPDEDEEMLTELMVHAIDEFCDREKIAGCHFLFVDPEWKPRLEQCGFRAWQHHSYIWENAGLSSFDDYLKLFNANQRRNIKRERKKVEKAGLEMKVHAGEDIPHWMFPLIYQFYSSTCDQFFGMSKYLNRKFFEQLYPHYAHRVVVFAAYTEDNRRPVGLSFCLRKGENLYGRYWGCFEEFDCLHFEACYYQPIDWSIAQGIKMFDPGAGGRHKRRRGFPAKVNYSLHRFYHQRMSQILNAYIEEINEMEQAEIEAINQDLPFTKKEIELDPNRV comes from the coding sequence ATGATTGGCAACCCTGATCTCCGTCTTTCTTCTCAGTACACGGTACGTTGGCAAGAACAAATCAAAAATATTTCTCAATCGCAATGGGATGCTTTGGCTTTACCCCTGGCGACACCTTTTTTAGAGTGGCAATGGTTGCACACTCTGGAACAATCGGGAAGTGTCAGTCCACGTCGCGGCTGGCAACCTTGTCATTTAACAATCTGGAAACAGCAGAATTTAGTTGCTGCTGCCCCCCTGTATTTGAAGGGCCATAGTTATGGGGAATTTGTCTTTGATCAACAGTGGGCAAATTTAGCCTATCGCCTGGGTGTTGACTATTATCCCAAACTGTTGGGCATGACACCATTGACGCCTGCAGTTGGGTATCGGTTTTTGATGGCTCCCGATGAAGATGAGGAGATGCTGACAGAACTCATGGTTCATGCGATTGATGAATTCTGCGATCGCGAAAAGATTGCCGGTTGTCATTTCTTATTTGTTGATCCCGAGTGGAAACCTCGACTTGAACAATGTGGCTTTCGGGCATGGCAACACCATAGCTACATTTGGGAAAATGCGGGATTAAGCAGTTTTGACGACTATTTAAAACTTTTTAATGCCAACCAACGGCGCAACATTAAGCGGGAACGGAAGAAAGTCGAAAAAGCCGGTTTAGAAATGAAAGTTCATGCGGGAGAAGATATTCCCCATTGGATGTTTCCGCTCATTTATCAGTTTTACAGCAGCACCTGCGACCAATTTTTTGGCATGAGTAAATATCTGAATCGGAAATTCTTTGAGCAACTTTATCCCCATTATGCCCACCGGGTTGTCGTCTTTGCTGCTTATACCGAAGATAATCGTCGTCCCGTGGGCTTATCGTTTTGTCTGCGAAAAGGAGAGAACCTATATGGGCGCTATTGGGGCTGTTTTGAGGAGTTTGATTGTTTACATTTTGAAGCGTGTTACTATCAACCGATTGACTGGTCAATCGCGCAAGGGATAAAGATGTTTGATCCCGGGGCTGGCGGTCGTCACAAACGTCGCCGGGGGTTTCCCGCAAAAGTTAACTACAGTTTACATCGCTTTTACCATCAACGGATGAGCCAGATTCTCAATGCTTATATTGAGGAAATTAATGAGATGGAACAAGCGGAAATTGAAGCCATTAATCAGGATTTACCGTTTACGAAAAAAGAGATTGAACTCGATCCCAATCGCGTTTAA
- a CDS encoding DUF751 domain-containing protein, producing the protein MQDFFQNVSRYPRYLISFSLGIFFALFERLKPLFNRPVTATALIGILVSGFFLIFFTLRGMLGYTTL; encoded by the coding sequence ATGCAAGATTTTTTTCAGAATGTTTCTCGTTATCCCCGCTATCTAATTAGTTTTAGTTTAGGCATTTTCTTTGCCCTTTTTGAACGGCTCAAACCCCTTTTTAATCGCCCTGTCACAGCAACCGCTTTAATTGGCATTCTCGTCAGTGGCTTTTTCCTTATTTTCTTTACCCTGCGTGGAATGTTAGGATACACGACCTTGTAA
- the clpB gene encoding ATP-dependent chaperone ClpB, with the protein MQPTNPNQFTEKTWEAIVRLPDLAKQNQQQQIESEHLLKSLLEQDGLASSIFSKADVSVQRLRDRADEFIAKQPKISNTGGSVYLGRSLDALFDRADNYRQKLEDEYISIEHLILSFAQDDRFGKALYKEFGLTEEKLKNVIKEIRGSQKVTDQNPEGKYEALEKYGRDLTEWARQGKLDPVIGRDDEIRRTVQILSRRTKNNPVLIGEPGVGKTAIVEGLAQRIVSRDVPESLRDRKLIALDMGALVAGAKYRGEFEERLKAVLKEVTDAEGHIIMFIDEIHTVVGAGATQGAMDAGNLLKPMLARGELRCIGATTLDEYRKHIEKDAALERRFQAVYVDEPDVTDTISILRGLKERYEVHHGVKISDRCLVAAAVLSDRYISDRFLPDKAIDLVDESAAKLKMEITSKPEELDEIDRKILQLEMERLSLQKEDDTASQERLETLEKELANLKEEQDELNAQWQAEKEVIDQIRSIKETIDQVNLEIQQAERDYDLNRAAELRYGRLTELQRQRQDAENKLEEMQSSGHTLLREEVAEADVAEIISKWTGIPISKLMASEKEKLLHLEDELHERVVGQEEAVRAVSEAIQRSRAGLSDPNRPTASFIFLGPTGVGKTELAKALASNLFDTENALVRVDMSEYMEKHAVSRLIGAPPGYVGYEEGGQLTEPIRRRPYSVILFDEIEKAHPDVFNVMLQILDDGRLTDSQGRVVDFKNTIIIMTSNIGSDLILDVAGDDSRYDEMYNRVMGAMRDSFRPEFLNRIDEIIIFHALQRDQLRDIVRLQTQYLEDRLSEQKLSLKLSQEALDFLADIGYDPVYGARPLKRAVQRYVETPIAKSLLKGDFSEGDTLFADVADERLTFKRLPMEMLTNR; encoded by the coding sequence ATGCAACCCACTAATCCTAACCAATTTACAGAAAAAACTTGGGAGGCAATTGTCCGGCTTCCTGATTTAGCCAAACAAAACCAACAGCAACAAATTGAAAGTGAACATTTGTTGAAATCGTTGTTGGAACAAGACGGACTCGCCAGTAGTATTTTTAGTAAGGCAGATGTGAGTGTGCAACGGTTGCGCGATCGCGCCGATGAATTTATTGCCAAACAGCCGAAAATTTCTAATACGGGCGGGTCAGTTTATTTAGGACGAAGCTTAGACGCTTTATTTGACCGTGCGGATAACTACCGCCAAAAGCTTGAAGATGAATACATTTCGATCGAACACTTGATCCTCTCCTTTGCCCAAGACGACCGCTTTGGCAAAGCCCTTTACAAAGAGTTTGGACTCACTGAAGAGAAACTGAAAAATGTGATCAAAGAAATTCGCGGTTCGCAGAAAGTGACGGATCAAAACCCAGAAGGAAAATATGAAGCCCTAGAAAAATATGGGCGTGATTTAACCGAATGGGCACGGCAAGGGAAACTGGATCCAGTGATTGGGCGGGATGATGAGATTCGACGGACGGTACAAATTTTATCGCGACGGACCAAAAATAATCCGGTTCTAATTGGGGAACCCGGTGTGGGAAAAACTGCAATTGTGGAAGGATTAGCCCAACGGATTGTCAGTCGGGATGTACCGGAATCATTGCGCGATCGGAAACTGATTGCCCTCGATATGGGCGCCCTCGTTGCCGGGGCTAAATATCGCGGTGAATTTGAAGAACGCCTGAAAGCCGTGCTGAAAGAGGTGACCGATGCCGAAGGTCACATCATCATGTTCATTGATGAAATTCACACAGTTGTTGGTGCCGGGGCAACCCAAGGGGCAATGGATGCCGGAAACTTACTGAAACCCATGCTAGCGCGGGGTGAATTGCGCTGTATTGGCGCGACCACCTTGGATGAATATCGTAAACACATTGAAAAAGATGCGGCCTTAGAACGGCGATTCCAAGCGGTTTATGTGGATGAACCGGATGTAACGGATACCATTTCTATTTTACGCGGTTTGAAAGAACGCTACGAAGTCCACCACGGGGTTAAAATCTCGGATCGGTGTCTGGTCGCAGCAGCTGTGTTATCGGATCGTTATATCAGCGATCGTTTTTTACCGGATAAAGCCATTGACTTAGTTGATGAATCGGCAGCGAAGTTAAAAATGGAGATTACTTCCAAACCAGAAGAATTAGATGAAATCGACCGCAAGATTCTACAACTGGAAATGGAACGCCTCTCTTTACAAAAAGAGGATGATACTGCATCCCAAGAACGTCTGGAAACCCTAGAAAAAGAACTGGCCAATCTCAAAGAAGAACAAGACGAACTGAATGCGCAATGGCAAGCAGAAAAAGAGGTCATTGACCAGATTCGCAGTATTAAAGAAACCATCGACCAGGTTAACCTCGAAATCCAACAAGCCGAACGGGATTATGATCTCAATCGGGCGGCAGAACTCCGCTATGGCCGTTTGACCGAACTGCAACGGCAACGGCAAGACGCAGAAAATAAACTGGAAGAAATGCAAAGCAGTGGACACACCCTACTGCGGGAAGAAGTTGCTGAAGCGGATGTTGCGGAAATTATCTCAAAATGGACGGGAATTCCCATCAGTAAATTGATGGCATCCGAGAAAGAGAAACTCTTACACCTAGAAGACGAACTCCATGAACGCGTCGTGGGACAAGAAGAAGCGGTTCGTGCCGTTTCTGAGGCAATACAGCGATCGCGCGCTGGCTTATCTGATCCCAATCGTCCCACCGCTAGCTTCATTTTCCTCGGACCCACTGGGGTCGGTAAAACGGAGTTAGCAAAAGCCTTGGCATCTAACCTCTTCGATACCGAAAATGCTTTAGTGCGGGTCGATATGTCTGAATACATGGAAAAACACGCGGTTTCCCGACTGATTGGTGCGCCTCCGGGCTATGTCGGGTATGAAGAAGGGGGACAACTCACCGAACCCATCCGCCGTCGTCCTTACTCCGTCATTCTCTTTGATGAAATCGAGAAAGCCCACCCCGATGTGTTTAACGTCATGTTGCAAATTCTCGATGATGGTCGTCTGACCGATTCCCAAGGACGAGTGGTGGACTTCAAAAACACCATTATCATCATGACCAGTAACATCGGTTCTGATCTCATTCTCGATGTTGCCGGCGACGATTCTCGTTACGATGAAATGTACAATCGGGTCATGGGGGCAATGCGAGACAGTTTCCGTCCGGAATTCCTCAATCGTATTGATGAGATTATCATCTTCCATGCCCTGCAGCGCGATCAATTACGAGACATTGTCCGCTTACAAACCCAGTATCTCGAAGATCGTCTCAGTGAACAAAAACTCTCCTTGAAACTCTCCCAAGAAGCGTTAGATTTCCTTGCCGATATTGGCTACGATCCCGTTTACGGCGCACGTCCCTTAAAACGGGCGGTGCAGCGTTATGTGGAAACCCCGATCGCGAAATCCTTACTGAAAGGAGACTTTAGTGAAGGGGATACTCTCTTTGCTGATGTTGCTGATGAACGACTGACCTTTAAGCGCTTACCGATGGAAATGTTAACGAATCGCTAA
- a CDS encoding Uma2 family endonuclease, with translation MTATIPFTKPVSQIKLAPGSKVTISDISWSEFESVLRELGENRSARLSYSQGTLEVMVPLPEHERPKELISDLVKILLKATSQGYEPFGSTTFKQEGIAGVEPDACFYIQNYQRMISRRRLQSNDPPPDLAIECDVTSKTTLDAYQAIQVPELWIYDSGQLTIYILQNENYIKSDVSPTFPHLPLVNLIPNAIERSWQVGSLQAIKELEAIINNNYQSE, from the coding sequence ATGACTGCTACGATTCCTTTTACGAAACCCGTTAGTCAGATTAAATTAGCTCCTGGAAGTAAAGTTACCATTTCGGATATCAGCTGGTCGGAATTTGAATCAGTGCTGCGAGAATTGGGAGAAAATCGTAGTGCTAGATTGAGCTACAGTCAAGGTACGTTAGAAGTTATGGTTCCCTTACCCGAACATGAAAGACCAAAGGAACTAATTTCTGATCTTGTCAAAATTTTGTTAAAAGCCACCAGTCAAGGATACGAGCCTTTTGGTTCGACTACTTTTAAGCAAGAAGGAATCGCAGGAGTAGAGCCCGATGCTTGCTTTTATATCCAAAATTATCAACGGATGATTAGTCGTCGTCGCCTACAATCGAACGATCCGCCACCAGATTTAGCGATTGAATGCGATGTCACTTCCAAAACGACTCTTGATGCCTATCAAGCAATCCAAGTACCCGAACTATGGATTTACGATAGTGGGCAGTTAACGATTTACATTCTCCAAAATGAAAACTACATCAAGTCTGATGTTAGCCCCACATTTCCTCATCTTCCTCTAGTTAATCTGATCCCGAATGCTATCGAACGCTCTTGGCAAGTAGGAAGCCTTCAAGCCATTAAAGAATTGGAAGCCATCATTAATAACAATTACCAATCAGAATAA